In the genome of Raphanus sativus cultivar WK10039 chromosome 4, ASM80110v3, whole genome shotgun sequence, one region contains:
- the LOC108829471 gene encoding uncharacterized protein LOC108829471 produces the protein MAWSNTSGHSGASWITRDAQGLALHHSRRAYPSTSSKREADLQSLFWAVESMWNMRQRNVIFETSSLEVREAILRPDLFPELELQRQNIFCLLNLIGSWSLEHVSAPRNLVAQLIADSVILGSRSQSYISVGGPAWLRHSLDQERRNSA, from the coding sequence ATGGCTTGGAGCAATACAAGTGGTCATAGTGGAGCTAGTTGGATCACTAGAGACGCTCAAGGACTGGCACTACATCACAGTCGTCGCGCTTACCCCTCTACCTCGTCGAAAAGAGAAGCTGATCTTCAGTCACTCTTCTGGGCTGTTGAGTCTATGTGGAATATGCGACAAAGAAATGTCATCTTCGAAACCTCCTCTCTTGAGGTTCGAGAAGCTATTCTCAGGCCGGACCTCTTCCCTGAACTCGAGCTCCAACGGCAAAACATTTTCTGCCTTCTTAATCTCATTGGTTCTTGGTCTCTGGAACATGTTTCTGCGCCTCGGAACCTTGTTGCTCAATTGATTGCAGACAGTGTTATCCTAGGCTCCCGCTCTCAGTCTTACATCTCTGTTGGCGGACCTGCTTGGCTTCGTCATTCTCTTGATCAGGAACGGAGAAACTCTGCCTAA